One window of Quercus robur chromosome 12, dhQueRobu3.1, whole genome shotgun sequence genomic DNA carries:
- the LOC126710246 gene encoding uncharacterized protein LOC126710246, translated as MVRTTDLPFTTAVLECHMPSKFQLPQLEPFDGLKDPLDHLNTFKTTLGFQQPPNKILCRSFPTTLKGAAREWFTKLPTSSIDNFEQLSNAFLRHFVEGQRPKRLADHLLTIRQGEKEILRSYVKHFTQKTLEVDEADDKVQLTTFKAGLKSKEFVVSLTKNTPKTMVEMLLKVQKYMNAEDALAAIKGKEKARDKGRKEDDRRGRKRECSGRQTSDRSKRKDKKTPRTVKFTLLVMPVDKILAQIKDEHYLKWPRLLHSSPNVCDKKKYYRFHKDHGHYTYDCRDLNE; from the coding sequence ATGGTCAGGACAACGGATTTGCCTTTCACTACAGCAGTCTTGGAATGCCATATGCCGTCAAAATTTCAATTGCCTCAGCTTGAGCCATTTGACGGACTTAAGGACCCCCTAGACCACCTCAATACCTTCAAGACGACACTAGGCTTTCAACAGCCTCCTAACAAAATACTGTGTCGTTCCTTCCCCActactctcaaaggagctgcaagggaGTGGTTCACAAAGTTACCAACATCGTCCATCGACAACTTCGAGCAGTTGAGCAACGCCTTTTTGCGCCACTTCGTCGAGGGACAACGCCCGAAGAGGCTAGCAGACCACTTACTCACCATTAGACAAGGGGAGAAAGAAATCCTAAGGTCGTACGTGAAACACTTTACTCAGAAGACTCTGGAGGTagacgaagctgacgacaaggTGCAGTTGACGACCTTTAAAGCGGGATTAAAGTCCAAAGAGTTCGTGGTTTCACTCACGAAGAATACTCCTAAGACGATGGTAGAGATGCTCCTGAAGGTAcaaaagtacatgaacgctgaagatgctTTAGCTGCCATAAAGGGCAAGGAAAAGGCAAGAGACAAGGGAAGGAAGGAAGACGATCGTAGAGGACGAAAAAGGGAGTGCTCAGGTCGTCAGACTAGTGACAGGAGTAAaaggaaagacaaaaaaacTCCTCGAACGGTAAAATTCACTCTTttagttatgcctgttgacaaaattttggcGCAGATTAAGGATGAGCACTACCTTAAATGGCCAAGGCTATTACATTCGTCGCCCAATGTGTGTGACAAAAAGAAGTATTACCGGTTCCACAAGGATCACGGCCATTACACATATGATTGTAGGGACCTAAATGAGTAG
- the LOC126709888 gene encoding transcription factor bHLH93-like, whose translation MDMELNENVFLEELLALRRDTFETTPTEMNELFNSGWSFDYFDQNPSAIVFPNSCYEQNLDSTSYAFNEVYCPYGNEFSAPQLTDSSLTTLDTPPFPVQEDYPLSMMEEELGILGDEIHNLEVQASCKVEPIQSPEVPVFNMDTCLQGKNRAKKIQGQPSKNLMAERRRRKRLNDRLSMLRSIVPKISKMDRTSILGDTIDYMKELLDKINHLQQEIEVNSNVIGIFKDVKPNEVVVRNSPKFDVERRNVDTRVEICCAGKPGLLLSTVNTLEALGLEIQQCVISCFNDFAMQASCSEELEQRTLLGSEDIKQALFRNAGYGGRCL comes from the exons ATGGATATGGAACTCAATGAGAATGTCTTCTTAGAGGAATTACTAGCTCTGAGAAGAGACACTTTTGAAACAACCCCAACAGAAATGAATGAGCTATTCAATAGTGGCTGGAGTTTTGATTACTTTGATCAAAACCCATCAGCCATTGTGTTTCCAAACTCTTGCTATGAACAGAACTTGGATAGTACCTCCTACGCTTTCAATGAAGTGTATTGCCCATATGGCAATGAATTCTCAGCTCCACAGCTCACTGATTCTTCACTCACCACACTTGATACACCACCTTTCCCTGTTCAAGAAGACTATCCATTGTCCATGATGGAAGAAGAACTGGGCATTCTCGGGGATGAGATTCACAACTTGGAGGTGCAAGCTTCTTGCAAAGTAGAGCCAATTCAGTCTCCAGAAGTCCCAGTTTTCAACATGGATACGTGCCTACAGGGAAAGAATCGAGCTAAGAAGATACAGGGCCAGCCATCAAAGAATCTAATGGCtgagagaaggagaagaaagagattAAATGATCGCCTTTCAATGCTAAGATCCATTGTTCCCAAGATAAGCAAG ATGGACAGGACATCTATACTTGGAGACACTATAGATTACATGAAAGAACTCCTAGACAAAATCAACCACTTGCAACAAGAAATTGAAGTGAATTCAAACGTGATTGGCATTTTCAAGGATGTAAAACCAAATGAGGTTGTGGTTAGAAATTCACCAAAG TTTGATGTGGAGAGGAGGAATGTGGATACAAGGGTTGAGATTTGTTGTGCAGGGAAGCCAGGGTTGTTGCTATCAACTGTGAATACCCTAGAAGCATTAGGCCTTGAGATTCAACAATGTGTCATTAGTTGCTTCAATGACTTTGCAATGCAAGCTTCTTGCTCAGAG GAATTGGAGCAGAGAACACTACTAGGTTCTGAAGACATAAAGCAAGCATTGTTTAGAAATGCAGGATATGGAGGACGATGTCTTTGA
- the LOC126709981 gene encoding uncharacterized protein At5g65660-like encodes MEDSTRPLIGFPLGLALLLILMLCMSAFFYCCFQWEKLRSLFISSPDDNISDIEADLPNSPRKPLSPHKTIKRDESQSFSVLMPGDQVPKFIAMACPCRPPLAEKVTIEVHKPPTSVVPL; translated from the exons ATGGAGGACTCAACTCGGCCACTCATAGGGTTTCCTCTAGGTTTAGCTCTTCTTTTGATCTTGATGCTCTGCATGAGTGCCTTCTTCTATTGTTGCTTCCAATGGGAAAAGCTCCGATCACTCTTCATATCTTCTCCGGATGATAATATTTCCGATATAGAAGCAGATCTCCCTAACTCTCCACGGAAACCTCTATCTCCACATAAG ACAATAAAACGAGATGAGTCCCAGAGCTTTTCAGTACTGATGCCCGGAGATCAGGTTCCAAAGTTCATAGCAATGGCCTGTCCATGTCGGCCTCCGCTAGCCGAAAAGGTCACAATCGAAGTACACAAGCCTCCCACGTCTGTCGTGCCACTATGA